A genomic stretch from Desulfotignum balticum DSM 7044 includes:
- a CDS encoding response regulator, translating into MMDTKNRTILIVEDELQNRKLFRDVLQYSGYTVFEAMNGKEGVALANQHLPDLILMDIQMPVMDGLSATRILKQNETTRDIMVVALTANAMPGDKEKILEAGCHDYISKPFRLHEFLEKIKEYLPEDSV; encoded by the coding sequence ATGATGGACACAAAAAACAGAACCATTTTGATTGTGGAAGATGAATTACAGAACCGGAAGCTGTTTCGGGATGTGCTTCAATACAGCGGTTACACCGTTTTTGAAGCCATGAACGGAAAAGAAGGCGTTGCCCTGGCAAATCAGCATCTGCCGGATCTTATTCTTATGGATATTCAAATGCCGGTTATGGACGGCCTGTCCGCCACCCGGATTCTCAAGCAAAATGAAACCACCCGGGATATCATGGTGGTGGCCCTGACGGCAAATGCCATGCCCGGAGATAAGGAAAAAATACTTGAGGCAGGGTGTCATGACTATATCTCAAAACCGTTTCGTCTGCATGAATTTTTGGAAAAAATCAAGGAATACCTGCCTGAAGATTCGGTATGA
- a CDS encoding response regulator has translation MSDQSTILVVDDEDRNLRLMEAMLVPAGYHVLTAGDGEQALDLVSREPVDVILLDVMMPKMDGYDVTRQLKSDPETAIIPIVMVTALHAKEDRIRAIEAGADDFLTKPVDKTELRARVASLIKVKAYNDHMRNYQKELESEVARRTRDLEQAFARIKSVSLEAIYRLTRAAEYKDEDTGAHIQRMSNYAAAISRKMGLGERVTESILYATPMHDIGKIGIPDRILLKPGKLDPDEWAVMQQHTIIGARILEGSTTGIIRLGETVALTHHEKWDGSGYPKRLKGKQIPLVGRIVAIADVFDALTSKRPYKEAFSLERSYEIIRQGRGTHFDPAVVDVFFSAQTDILKIKDAFHDDADFINQAPMIIQNQNRRK, from the coding sequence ATGAGCGATCAGTCAACCATACTGGTGGTGGATGACGAAGACCGGAATTTGCGTCTGATGGAGGCCATGCTGGTGCCTGCGGGTTATCATGTATTGACAGCAGGGGACGGGGAACAGGCACTGGACTTGGTATCCAGGGAACCGGTGGATGTGATTCTGCTGGATGTCATGATGCCGAAAATGGATGGATACGACGTGACCAGGCAGTTGAAATCCGATCCTGAAACAGCCATCATTCCCATTGTCATGGTGACGGCCCTGCATGCCAAAGAAGATAGAATACGGGCCATTGAAGCCGGGGCCGATGATTTTTTGACCAAGCCGGTGGACAAGACCGAATTGCGGGCACGGGTGGCCTCTCTGATCAAAGTGAAAGCCTACAATGACCATATGCGCAATTATCAGAAGGAGCTGGAATCCGAGGTGGCCAGACGGACCCGGGATCTGGAACAGGCGTTTGCGCGCATCAAATCCGTGTCTCTGGAAGCGATTTACCGGCTGACCCGGGCGGCGGAATACAAGGACGAAGACACCGGGGCTCATATCCAGCGAATGAGCAATTATGCGGCAGCCATTTCCCGGAAAATGGGGCTTGGAGAAAGGGTCACGGAATCTATTCTGTATGCGACCCCCATGCATGATATCGGGAAAATCGGGATTCCGGACCGCATTCTTTTGAAACCGGGCAAACTGGACCCGGATGAGTGGGCTGTGATGCAGCAGCATACCATTATCGGGGCCCGGATTCTTGAAGGCTCCACCACCGGGATTATCCGGCTGGGGGAGACTGTGGCCTTGACCCACCACGAAAAATGGGACGGCTCCGGGTATCCCAAAAGACTGAAAGGAAAGCAGATTCCCCTGGTGGGGCGCATTGTCGCCATTGCGGATGTGTTTGATGCCCTGACTTCCAAACGGCCTTATAAAGAGGCGTTTTCCCTTGAAAGATCCTATGAAATCATCCGGCAGGGCCGGGGAACGCATTTTGATCCGGCAGTGGTGGACGTGTTTTTCTCAGCACAAACAGACATTTTGAAAATTAAGGACGCTTTTCATGATGATGCGGATTTCATCAACCAGGCACCCATGATCATCCAGAACCAAAACAGGCGAAAATGA
- a CDS encoding ATP-grasp domain-containing protein: protein MKIGVLTIHGLEFHPNGRLDQAARHRDHHLMLINPYQLVCVLENQGPGIHDCNDAVTNDLPDVVLPRQGSPMGEYGFVILRQFQAMGIPLVNGLEGVTIARHQYITLQSLAAAGIPVPDTCFVTRKALFFDAVDRVGGYPVVVKQPSGMGGDGVFKIDDPTQADTCVNARLDPVKGLLVQRFFPVSGRMDARILVVGGRVAGAMTLSPAPDDFRTNIHRRGRAAAFDPPALWQHMAVAAAKACGLDIAGIDMMGKKSGSPCVVEVNYSPGFRGLEAATGIDIAMEIIDFAVHKAHAASTR, encoded by the coding sequence ATGAAAATCGGTGTTCTCACCATCCATGGTCTGGAGTTCCATCCCAACGGCCGGCTGGACCAGGCGGCCCGGCACAGGGATCATCACCTGATGCTCATCAATCCCTATCAGCTGGTCTGTGTGCTGGAAAATCAGGGGCCGGGTATTCATGACTGTAACGATGCGGTGACCAATGATCTGCCGGATGTGGTCCTGCCCCGCCAGGGATCGCCCATGGGCGAATATGGGTTTGTGATACTCCGGCAGTTTCAGGCCATGGGGATACCGCTGGTCAACGGCCTGGAAGGGGTGACCATAGCCCGGCATCAGTATATCACCCTTCAGTCTCTGGCGGCGGCCGGCATCCCGGTGCCGGATACCTGTTTTGTTACCCGAAAGGCCTTGTTTTTTGATGCCGTGGACCGTGTGGGGGGATATCCGGTGGTGGTCAAGCAGCCCAGCGGTATGGGGGGAGACGGGGTGTTTAAAATCGATGATCCGACCCAGGCAGACACCTGTGTGAATGCCCGGCTGGATCCGGTAAAAGGGTTGCTGGTACAGCGGTTTTTTCCTGTGTCCGGGCGGATGGATGCCCGGATTCTGGTGGTCGGCGGCCGGGTGGCCGGGGCCATGACACTGTCACCGGCCCCGGATGATTTCAGAACCAATATCCATCGCCGGGGCCGGGCTGCGGCGTTTGATCCCCCCGCACTGTGGCAACATATGGCAGTGGCGGCGGCTAAGGCCTGCGGTCTGGATATCGCGGGTATTGACATGATGGGAAAAAAAAGCGGTTCCCCGTGTGTGGTAGAGGTCAACTATTCACCGGGGTTCAGGGGGCTTGAAGCGGCCACAGGCATTGATATCGCCATGGAAATCATTGATTTTGCCGTGCATAAGGCCCATGCAGCATCCACCAGATAA
- a CDS encoding GNAT family N-acetyltransferase: MKTVPCIVTVRLNASLPSDLPEILADWPEKGLKMIRWQSPGNLTSMPAEQLWQASKAGIWNHVSGPDLFDNGNETVPVRYILDHPHVVHSFDLPRDRTHLPAMSHAYDKIDPLPGIPFWQTLSGHEAILSYLARYPASYLIRLRWDNHTRIILGNDVVFYFEPPSALSPEFLNQVCAMVIAGGSVDTTHVRSNLENAFLIGYAMENQKMVGCSCLKHPRTALILRLKKATGLDFSGCVERGYTSVRPEYRSLGVGRRLLEGLTARAGKYKIFAIIDEDNLATQKIARWNNTRKITTYFSEKTNKPMGIWMPAHMRPPEKETGSDSEQSHGENIQ; the protein is encoded by the coding sequence ATGAAGACGGTTCCCTGCATTGTGACGGTCCGGCTGAATGCATCTTTGCCTTCAGATCTGCCGGAGATACTGGCAGACTGGCCGGAAAAAGGACTGAAAATGATCCGGTGGCAAAGCCCCGGGAATCTGACATCCATGCCCGCCGAACAGCTGTGGCAGGCCTCAAAAGCAGGTATCTGGAACCATGTTTCCGGGCCGGATCTGTTTGACAACGGCAATGAAACCGTGCCGGTGCGATATATCCTGGACCATCCCCATGTGGTGCATTCCTTTGACCTGCCCCGTGACCGCACACATTTGCCTGCAATGTCACATGCCTATGATAAAATAGATCCCCTGCCGGGCATCCCGTTCTGGCAGACACTTTCAGGTCATGAGGCCATTTTGTCTTATCTGGCCCGGTATCCGGCTTCTTATCTAATCCGCCTCCGATGGGACAACCATACCCGGATCATCCTGGGAAATGATGTGGTGTTTTATTTTGAACCGCCATCGGCGCTATCACCGGAGTTTCTGAATCAGGTCTGTGCCATGGTGATTGCCGGCGGATCCGTGGATACCACCCATGTCCGGTCCAATCTTGAAAATGCGTTCCTGATCGGTTATGCCATGGAAAACCAAAAAATGGTGGGCTGCTCCTGTCTGAAACATCCCCGGACCGCTTTGATTCTTCGGCTGAAAAAAGCCACGGGCCTGGATTTTTCCGGGTGTGTGGAACGCGGCTATACCTCGGTGCGGCCCGAGTACCGGTCTTTGGGTGTGGGACGTCGTCTGCTCGAGGGATTGACGGCCCGGGCAGGAAAATACAAAATATTTGCCATCATCGATGAAGACAATCTGGCCACCCAGAAAATTGCCCGGTGGAACAACACCCGGAAAATCACCACCTATTTCAGCGAGAAAACAAACAAGCCGATGGGCATCTGGATGCCCGCCCATATGCGCCCGCCAGAAAAGGAAACCGGTTCAGATTCTGAGCAGTCCCATGGAGAAAACATCCAATGA